The Brevibacterium atlanticum genome segment GATACCCATGAACTTCACGTTGCCGGGCGCGAAGTCTTCCGGCCAGCCGGTGGCCGCTGTGTACCTCTCGTAGGACCAGGCGAGTTTGATGATGCCGCCGACGATGAATCCGGCGGCGAAGACGCCGGCGACGATCCACAGTGCGATGTTCATGATGATCGACTCTCTGTGTGTCCGATGATGCTTCGGATCGAGAGGGGAGCGGGTTCGGCGGTGCTGACACATCGTCGTGTCGTTCGCCTTCTCGAACTTATCGGCACGGTCAGTGCCGTTCTGGTCGACGCTAGTGTTTGACGGATACGATGTCAACGGCACGGTTCGTGCCGATAGTGTTACCGTAGGGCCATGTCGTCTTCGCCCTCGCCTCGACGTCGCGGAGCAGAGAGAACTCGCGAGCTGCTCCAGGTGACACTTGATCAGGCTTCTGAGCTTGGTTATCGCGGCCTGACGATCGAAGCGATCGCCCGTCGCGCCGGAGTCGGCAAGCACACGATCTACCGACGCTGGTCGTCCCTTTCCGAGCTCCTGTTCGATGCGCTCAGCCACGTGTGGTCGAGTGAGCTGGACTACCGGACCACGGGGCGCATCCGAGACGACCTGCGAGAGCAGTTCATCCGGTCCTCCTCGACCCTGTCCAGCCCGCCCCTGGGCCCGATCTATCGTGCGGTCATCGCCGACGCCCAGTCGGATCCGGGCTTGCGCAAGACGTTCCATGAGTGGTTCCTC includes the following:
- a CDS encoding TetR/AcrR family transcriptional regulator → MSSSPSPRRRGAERTRELLQVTLDQASELGYRGLTIEAIARRAGVGKHTIYRRWSSLSELLFDALSHVWSSELDYRTTGRIRDDLREQFIRSSSTLSSPPLGPIYRAVIADAQSDPGLRKTFHEWFLSTVEQSTTERIRQAQSQGELKDGADAEGVIEVLVGSLYYRWLLSDRPVGEDIIDALIGMFMRAYGVPEEGAEDHGGER